The Desulfosporosinus acidiphilus SJ4 genome has a window encoding:
- a CDS encoding GGDEF domain-containing protein, whose translation MTDSLTGLFNRRAFDIDMKNVEHNGVLSLIFIDIDNFRNFNNQFGHDVGDAILIKVGQTIQSCVRATDRVYRYGGEEIVLLLIDCDKKDAITLAEKIRTEISRLANTPYPQITVSLGVSSYPDDASNIHDVVVASDKALLMAKQSGKNCAIAY comes from the coding sequence ATGACTGATTCTTTGACGGGCCTCTTCAATCGCAGGGCGTTCGATATCGATATGAAAAATGTAGAACACAATGGTGTATTGTCACTAATATTCATTGACATTGATAATTTTAGGAATTTTAACAATCAGTTTGGACATGATGTTGGAGATGCGATTCTCATAAAAGTAGGTCAGACTATTCAATCTTGTGTCCGTGCGACTGATCGAGTTTATAGATACGGTGGAGAGGAAATAGTTTTGCTGCTAATAGACTGTGATAAAAAGGACGCCATAACGTTGGCCGAAAAGATCAGAACTGAAATTAGTCGATTGGCTAACACTCCATATCCCCAAATTACAGTATCCCTTGGGGTTTCGAGTTATCCCGACGATGCGAGTAATATTCACGATGTTGTAGTGGCCTCCGATAAAGCACTCTTAATGGCTAAACAAAGCGGTAAGAATTGTGCTATCGCTTATTAA
- a CDS encoding HD domain-containing phosphohydrolase, translated as MFILVLLLLLIVFGISLYLGSRQVYNEEEQWRGQKTMAEVNSGKTNISNYFSDLQRDLDFTIALPELKDYYSQNFAPSKKMEAEHVLTGFLEGKQFYQMTVMNASELEMLQVNSKTENLLSWTNGLSNSDVHRNLFQKSMKLQKGQASLSPVYFATEKEGSDLRKRVVMTLAMPLMDDQALKGVLFIDLDLSNVFKILPNTQLFIQTNDGLDIFVNQTDGSLDIKKISYPLNDSSNWYPVNEMERIHYSRVNIFDQQPFILAEYHQLPLLKVTLGKLVYMFEALLLLFLSLVMYSIFMNFSIFKKLFSTQKAIVFSLATLAEGRDPETGMHLERSRDYAIILAQQLRTHKQYEKIITSEFIDNLYYAATLHDIGKVAIPDAILLKNGKLTDEEYTEMKKHVLTGKNILKETIDKYDLTESFLEMGMNICAYHHEKFNGKGYPEGLKGQEIPIEARIFALCDAYDAIRSKRSYKEGLSHQEAKDRIVADKNQHFDPEVVEAFLECEEKLVVIT; from the coding sequence ATGTTTATTTTAGTCCTTCTCCTTTTACTGATTGTTTTTGGAATCTCATTATATCTTGGTTCAAGACAAGTATATAATGAAGAAGAACAATGGAGAGGTCAAAAAACAATGGCTGAAGTGAATTCCGGGAAAACGAATATAAGCAATTATTTTTCTGATCTTCAGCGGGATTTGGACTTTACCATAGCGTTGCCTGAACTAAAAGATTATTACTCACAAAATTTTGCCCCATCAAAGAAAATGGAGGCAGAGCATGTACTAACGGGTTTCTTGGAGGGTAAACAATTTTATCAGATGACGGTGATGAATGCTTCGGAGCTTGAGATGCTACAAGTAAACAGTAAAACGGAAAATTTACTTTCCTGGACTAATGGTTTAAGTAACAGTGATGTACATAGGAATCTATTCCAAAAGTCCATGAAATTGCAGAAAGGTCAAGCATCTCTTTCTCCAGTATATTTTGCAACAGAAAAAGAAGGATCTGATTTAAGGAAAAGGGTTGTAATGACCTTAGCTATGCCGTTAATGGATGATCAAGCATTAAAAGGTGTATTGTTCATTGATCTTGATTTATCAAACGTTTTTAAGATTCTCCCTAATACTCAATTATTTATTCAAACGAATGATGGATTGGACATATTTGTGAATCAAACAGATGGGAGCTTGGATATTAAGAAAATTAGCTATCCATTAAACGACAGTTCTAATTGGTATCCGGTAAATGAAATGGAAAGGATTCATTATTCAAGGGTTAATATCTTTGACCAACAACCATTTATCCTCGCGGAATACCATCAGTTACCTTTATTGAAAGTAACCTTAGGTAAATTAGTATATATGTTCGAAGCTTTACTCCTCTTATTTTTGAGCTTAGTTATGTATAGCATCTTCATGAATTTTTCAATTTTCAAAAAGTTATTTAGTACACAAAAGGCGATTGTTTTTTCTCTCGCAACACTTGCAGAAGGACGCGATCCAGAGACTGGGATGCATTTAGAAAGGTCAAGAGATTATGCCATAATTTTAGCTCAGCAATTAAGGACACATAAGCAGTACGAAAAAATCATAACTAGCGAGTTTATAGATAATCTCTATTATGCAGCCACACTCCATGACATAGGAAAAGTTGCTATACCTGATGCTATTTTGCTGAAAAATGGTAAATTGACAGATGAAGAGTATACCGAAATGAAGAAACATGTTCTAACGGGTAAAAATATCCTTAAAGAAACGATTGATAAATATGATCTGACAGAGTCTTTCCTCGAAATGGGGATGAATATTTGTGCTTATCACCATGAAAAGTTTAATGGGAAAGGATATCCTGAAGGGTTAAAAGGTCAAGAGATCCCCATAGAAGCTAGGATATTTGCTCTCTGCGATGCGTACGATGCAATTCGTTCTAAAAGGTCTTATAAAGAAGGTCTATCTCATCAAGAGGCTAAAGATAGAATTGTAGCGGATAAAAATCAGCATTTTGATCCGGAAGTTGTTGAAGCATTTTTAGAATGTGAGGAAAAACTTGTAGTCATCACATAA
- a CDS encoding methyl-accepting chemotaxis protein — MDKKIDTSKSVISYGIRIKLLLGFLVVLLLTLLVGGVGYFGVYKINAGAEDLGGHWLKATTSLAQVVEDTEDTRRTLLIGFTMRANAKMLQDEKAQFMNFKTKWESDFAQYNKYVTSGDGKARSQTMQKSFSMYMTDADEVWKLIAEGKDDEARSIIMDKSKASFDQVIKDMNAQMNFQDQGGAQAVVDARTTDSSVLRFLIIFVLMALIVGAGLAIMLARHISRPLTEVTKVAQSVADGDLNVKMPDIKNKDEIGVLAQAVSAMVHSLREVIREVLTQSESIAATSQELSAASEEATAASGQISETLAQLASGATDQAISVRDTSRVIEQLSANALQVAENAGVVNQRSGKAAQAANLGALQAENAVNKIEQIRQASVHTAEAVFQLGDQSKQIGQIVDVIKGIAEQTNLLALNAAIEAARAGEQGRGFAVVAEEVRKLAEQSSISTVQIATLIDNIQRETERAVGLMENSKGDVVAGVEAVNLAGHSFRTIVEEVNTVVEQIHQVSEASHQMATGTTHAVQSVESIGVIAEQTAASAEEVSAVSEEQAATMETVSQSAEALAKLGESLLHLVSKFRL, encoded by the coding sequence ATGGATAAAAAGATAGATACCTCAAAGTCTGTCATAAGTTACGGGATAAGAATTAAATTACTCTTAGGCTTTTTGGTTGTACTGCTACTAACGTTGCTTGTTGGGGGTGTGGGCTATTTCGGCGTTTATAAGATCAATGCGGGAGCGGAAGATCTAGGCGGGCATTGGTTAAAAGCAACAACGTCCTTGGCGCAAGTGGTTGAGGATACAGAAGACACTCGGCGTACTCTTTTGATAGGATTTACGATGCGTGCCAATGCAAAAATGTTACAGGACGAAAAAGCTCAATTCATGAACTTTAAAACCAAATGGGAAAGTGATTTTGCCCAGTATAATAAATATGTAACAAGTGGAGATGGAAAAGCACGAAGTCAAACCATGCAGAAATCCTTTAGCATGTATATGACAGATGCTGATGAAGTATGGAAACTGATAGCGGAAGGTAAGGATGATGAGGCCCGTTCCATAATAATGGATAAGAGCAAAGCAAGTTTTGACCAGGTGATCAAAGATATGAATGCTCAAATGAATTTTCAGGATCAAGGAGGGGCTCAAGCCGTTGTAGATGCGCGGACTACAGATAGTTCTGTTTTGAGGTTCCTGATTATATTTGTTTTAATGGCCTTGATTGTGGGGGCGGGTTTGGCAATTATGCTGGCACGACATATTAGCCGTCCTCTAACTGAGGTGACGAAGGTTGCTCAGTCAGTGGCTGATGGGGACTTAAACGTTAAAATGCCTGATATTAAAAATAAAGACGAAATTGGTGTTTTAGCCCAAGCGGTTAGTGCGATGGTCCATTCGTTGCGAGAGGTTATTAGAGAAGTATTAACTCAGTCTGAGAGTATTGCGGCAACTAGCCAAGAATTATCGGCTGCTTCAGAGGAAGCGACAGCTGCCAGTGGACAAATATCTGAAACTCTAGCTCAACTTGCGTCCGGGGCAACGGATCAAGCAATATCAGTCAGAGATACCAGTAGGGTCATTGAACAGCTGTCAGCTAATGCGCTGCAGGTGGCGGAAAATGCTGGGGTGGTTAACCAAAGGAGTGGAAAGGCAGCGCAGGCTGCTAACCTAGGAGCGCTTCAAGCCGAAAATGCCGTGAACAAAATCGAACAAATCCGACAAGCGTCTGTTCATACAGCCGAAGCCGTTTTCCAGTTGGGAGATCAATCCAAACAGATCGGGCAAATTGTGGATGTCATCAAAGGAATCGCAGAGCAAACCAATTTACTGGCTCTTAATGCAGCGATTGAGGCTGCACGGGCGGGCGAACAAGGGAGAGGATTTGCTGTAGTTGCTGAAGAGGTCCGTAAGTTGGCGGAGCAATCATCGATTTCCACAGTTCAGATCGCAACCCTAATTGATAATATCCAGCGTGAGACGGAACGTGCGGTAGGACTGATGGAGAATAGTAAAGGTGATGTGGTTGCGGGAGTAGAAGCTGTGAATTTGGCAGGTCATTCCTTCCGAACCATAGTAGAAGAAGTTAACACTGTCGTAGAGCAAATTCATCAGGTTTCGGAAGCATCTCACCAAATGGCCACAGGTACAACCCATGCGGTCCAATCAGTGGAAAGTATTGGTGTGATAGCTGAGCAGACTGCAGCAAGTGCAGAAGAGGTTTCCGCTGTGTCGGAGGAACAAGCCGCCACAATGGAAACGGTGAGCCAATCAGCTGAAGCCCTGGCAAAGCTTGGCGAAAGTTTATTACATCTTGTCTCAAAATTTAGGCTGTAG
- the dsrJ gene encoding sulfate reduction electron transfer complex DsrMKJOP subunit DsrJ — protein MHKWGKIIASLVVFVAIVSLPFLYNIRKSGKGPVINLNTPAIQKLAVKQCVEPAEWMKANHMILLNQWRDEAVRKGKRVYINSQGKSFENNLQTCLNCHYDPALKTSDQFCVSCHDHTAVNPNCWICHILPKGAT, from the coding sequence ATGCACAAATGGGGAAAAATCATTGCGTCACTTGTTGTCTTTGTTGCTATAGTCAGCTTACCGTTCCTCTATAACATAAGGAAATCAGGCAAGGGACCTGTAATAAATCTGAATACTCCAGCTATCCAGAAATTAGCGGTTAAGCAGTGTGTTGAGCCTGCAGAGTGGATGAAGGCTAATCATATGATTCTGCTGAACCAATGGAGAGATGAAGCCGTACGCAAAGGCAAAAGGGTATATATTAATAGTCAAGGCAAGTCATTCGAAAATAATCTTCAAACGTGCTTAAATTGTCATTATGATCCGGCTTTAAAAACATCTGATCAGTTCTGTGTTTCATGCCATGATCATACAGCCGTGAATCCTAACTGTTGGATTTGCCATATTTTACCGAAGGGCGCTACATAA
- a CDS encoding class I SAM-dependent methyltransferase yields the protein MDKETILTRKRYNRTALFYDWMDSMIKSDLRRELLSGVKGKVLEVGVGTGKNLEFYPSECEVTGIDISPGMLDKAKPRAREAKAYVELKEMDAQQLSFRDNSFDTVIATCVFCSVPDPIKGLREIRRVCKLGGKIILLEHVRSDHQLLGKLMDLMDPLMVRMMGPHINRRTVENVKAAGLHIGDVIDQKPKILKLILATP from the coding sequence ATGGATAAGGAAACGATATTGACACGTAAACGGTATAATAGAACAGCACTTTTCTATGACTGGATGGATAGTATGATTAAGTCGGATTTGCGTCGCGAGTTGTTAAGTGGTGTAAAAGGAAAGGTACTAGAAGTTGGAGTGGGAACCGGCAAGAATCTTGAATTCTATCCTTCAGAATGTGAAGTCACGGGTATTGACATAAGCCCGGGGATGTTGGATAAGGCAAAACCACGTGCTAGAGAGGCAAAGGCGTACGTTGAGCTTAAGGAGATGGATGCGCAGCAGCTAAGCTTTCGTGACAATAGTTTCGACACAGTAATAGCTACGTGTGTCTTTTGCTCTGTGCCGGATCCAATTAAAGGTTTGCGAGAAATCAGACGGGTTTGTAAACTTGGAGGTAAGATTATTCTTTTAGAACATGTCCGAAGTGATCATCAATTGTTGGGGAAACTAATGGATTTGATGGATCCTTTGATGGTGAGAATGATGGGGCCACACATTAATCGTCGGACTGTAGAAAATGTAAAAGCTGCTGGGTTGCATATCGGCGACGTTATTGATCAGAAACCAAAGATCCTTAAACTGATCCTAGCTACACCATAA
- a CDS encoding PspA/IM30 family protein produces the protein MGIFVRLKQLFEAKVDKSLDRAEDPGEMLDFSLRKMEDALQRIVQNTVQLTTSKKRVEMQRDEQIQMATNYQKHAEKALALGQEDLAREALNRKAEAEERIQELENQLSEMDHQLTATINNQEELKHKISNFRSKKEELKAVYNASQVQLKVKEMMTSVGSEADEVGKTIERAESKIYDMQARVKAIDELTEQGVISEAFDSKTDDMERRFRKLSKDSKVEEELTLLRKKLASNN, from the coding sequence ATGGGAATATTTGTTCGCTTAAAACAGCTATTCGAGGCAAAAGTAGATAAGAGCCTTGATCGGGCTGAAGACCCTGGGGAGATGCTTGATTTCAGTTTGCGAAAAATGGAGGATGCTCTTCAAAGAATAGTTCAAAATACCGTTCAGTTAACGACTTCTAAGAAAAGAGTTGAGATGCAAAGAGATGAACAAATTCAAATGGCTACAAATTATCAGAAACATGCGGAAAAAGCACTAGCATTGGGACAAGAGGATTTAGCCAGAGAAGCTCTTAACCGCAAGGCTGAAGCAGAAGAGCGGATTCAGGAATTAGAGAACCAGCTTTCTGAGATGGATCATCAGCTTACGGCCACTATTAATAACCAAGAAGAATTGAAACATAAAATATCAAACTTTCGTAGTAAAAAGGAAGAACTAAAAGCAGTTTATAACGCGTCTCAAGTGCAGCTTAAGGTCAAAGAAATGATGACATCTGTCGGTTCTGAAGCGGATGAAGTAGGAAAAACCATCGAGCGAGCAGAAAGTAAAATATATGATATGCAGGCTAGAGTGAAGGCTATCGATGAGTTAACTGAGCAAGGGGTAATTTCCGAGGCCTTTGACTCGAAAACCGATGATATGGAACGTAGATTCAGAAAGTTAAGCAAAGATTCCAAAGTTGAAGAAGAATTAACTCTATTGAGAAAGAAATTGGCTTCAAACAATTAA
- a CDS encoding four-helix bundle copper-binding protein, producing the protein MPIVTNATASIQACIDACNACMQACEECYTACFNEPDVEARIRCIRTLRDCADICSMSSQYMSRNSDFSAQLCATCATICDACATECAKMKDTHCQKCADMCRKCADECRKMASQSQAAR; encoded by the coding sequence ATGCCTATTGTGACTAATGCCACTGCATCAATTCAAGCTTGTATTGATGCATGTAACGCCTGTATGCAAGCATGTGAGGAATGTTACACTGCCTGTTTTAACGAACCTGATGTGGAAGCCCGCATCCGGTGTATCCGAACACTTAGGGATTGTGCTGATATCTGTTCCATGTCATCCCAATACATGTCCAGAAACAGTGATTTTTCCGCTCAATTGTGTGCAACTTGTGCCACAATCTGTGATGCTTGTGCTACCGAATGCGCCAAAATGAAAGACACCCATTGTCAGAAATGTGCAGATATGTGCCGTAAGTGTGCCGATGAATGCCGCAAGATGGCATCCCAATCCCAAGCGGCGAGGTAA